One segment of Trichlorobacter ammonificans DNA contains the following:
- a CDS encoding IS481 family transposase, producing MTTAEKVSRRKLSLLELAADLSNVSKACKLMGYSRQQFYEIRRNYQTYGSAGLVDRMPGARGPHPNRVDESVEQEILEHCLAHPGHGPLRVANELALKGTQVSSGGVRGVWSRHNLLTKQERMLRLEKSVREQAFELSDEQIRALERFSPEFRERHIETSHTGDLVAVDTFFVGTLKGVGKVYLQSVIDCYSRYAWGKLYTNKLPVTAVHVLNEDVLPFFEEHDARISTILSDNGREFCGRPDNHPYELFLQLEEIEHRTTKVRRPQSNGFVERLHRTLLDEHFRVMGRTKWYESLDEMQTDLDTYLKTYNYDRPHQGRNMLGRTPYTVFIDGLPKNDDSDTEDYKLAA from the coding sequence ATGACCACCGCCGAGAAAGTATCACGAAGAAAGCTCAGTTTGCTAGAGTTGGCCGCCGATCTTTCGAATGTCAGCAAAGCCTGCAAGCTCATGGGTTATTCGCGGCAGCAGTTCTATGAAATCCGTCGAAACTATCAGACCTACGGTTCAGCCGGTCTGGTTGATCGGATGCCCGGAGCCAGAGGCCCGCATCCTAACCGAGTCGATGAATCTGTAGAGCAGGAGATTCTTGAACACTGCCTGGCTCATCCCGGTCATGGCCCGCTACGTGTTGCCAACGAGTTAGCTCTTAAAGGTACCCAGGTTAGCTCAGGAGGCGTTCGCGGAGTCTGGAGCAGGCACAACCTGCTGACCAAACAGGAACGGATGCTGCGACTTGAAAAGAGCGTCCGGGAACAAGCATTCGAACTGTCCGACGAGCAGATCAGGGCCTTGGAACGGTTCAGCCCTGAGTTCAGGGAGCGTCACATCGAAACCAGCCACACCGGCGATCTCGTAGCAGTGGACACCTTCTTTGTCGGCACTCTGAAAGGCGTCGGCAAAGTCTACCTGCAATCGGTCATTGATTGCTACTCACGCTACGCCTGGGGCAAGCTCTACACCAATAAGCTGCCGGTCACTGCTGTGCATGTGCTTAATGAAGACGTACTGCCGTTCTTTGAAGAACATGACGCCCGGATCAGCACCATCCTCTCGGATAATGGCAGGGAGTTCTGCGGCAGGCCGGACAATCATCCCTACGAGCTGTTCCTACAGCTTGAAGAGATCGAGCACCGCACCACCAAGGTCAGACGTCCGCAGAGCAATGGCTTTGTCGAACGGCTGCACAGAACCTTGCTTGACGAACACTTCCGGGTAATGGGCCGCACCAAGTGGTACGAGTCGTTGGACGAGATGCAGACCGATCTGGACACCTATCTCAAGACTTACAACTACGACCGCCCACACCAAGGCAGAAACATGCTTGGCAGGACGCCATACACGGTTTTCATAGACGGCTTGCCAAAGAACGACGATTCAGATACTGAGGACTACAAACTGGCAGCGTAA
- a CDS encoding sensor domain-containing protein, which translates to MTPDTSAVLHHAHLEAIFHPIATGVIWFNRQGAITSFNRATLDIFGYDAEELAKMNVAALLSMGDPAEPEASFDSLISFDDGMSSHRVRDLVGRRKDGGIYHLDLLVSEFRLGDTSLFMGIMHDTSELKMSERELGLASKVFENMSEAVVVTDADNNYLSVNPAFSRITGYTQEEVIGKNPRIMSSGRHDAEFYRQMWEAIRTNGYWQGEIWNRRKNSEIYPKWLSIVAVRDAGDQVQNYIAVSSDISERKAADERIHFMAHYDALTGLPNRILLHDRLLQAILYAKRQQTKVAILFLDLDRFKTINDTLGHSVGDLLLQAVAERLKTCVRNSDTIARLGGDEFIVVIPDLRDADHAGKIAQKILNSIAAHFMIRDMELHTTASIGISLFPEDGTANEELISNADVAMYRAKDNGKNNYQFFTPVMNTSSYERLTIENKLRRALEREEFILYYQPQVNVVTGRIIGAEALVRWQNPEIGLVPPDMFISLAEENGMIVPIGEWVLREACRQNSLWQRQGGTPISVAVNLSAMQFHQKNLTTLVARVLEETELQPCWLELEITETGIMKNAEAITTLNALKQMGIKLSIDDFGTGYSSLSHLKKFPLDKLKIDKSFVHDVTTNQDDTAIVSAIIGMARSLNLQVIAEGVETREQRDFLAANGCCEMQGYLFSKPVPAREFEHFVTTGEYRHP; encoded by the coding sequence ATGACACCTGACACATCCGCCGTACTACACCATGCACACCTGGAAGCCATTTTTCATCCTATCGCCACCGGCGTAATCTGGTTCAACCGGCAGGGCGCCATTACGTCTTTCAACCGCGCCACCCTTGACATTTTCGGCTATGATGCCGAAGAGTTGGCGAAAATGAACGTAGCAGCACTGCTTTCCATGGGAGATCCGGCGGAGCCGGAGGCTTCCTTCGACAGCCTGATCTCCTTTGACGACGGTATGAGCAGCCACCGGGTGCGGGATCTGGTCGGCCGACGCAAGGATGGCGGCATCTATCACCTGGACCTGCTGGTCAGCGAGTTCCGGTTGGGCGACACCAGCCTCTTCATGGGGATCATGCACGACACCTCCGAACTGAAGATGTCGGAACGGGAGCTGGGGCTGGCCTCAAAAGTGTTTGAGAATATGAGCGAGGCCGTAGTGGTGACGGATGCGGACAACAACTATCTTTCGGTCAATCCGGCCTTCAGCAGGATCACCGGCTATACCCAGGAGGAGGTGATCGGAAAGAACCCGCGGATCATGTCATCGGGGCGACACGACGCGGAGTTTTACCGACAGATGTGGGAGGCGATCCGTACCAACGGCTACTGGCAGGGAGAGATCTGGAACCGGCGCAAGAACAGCGAAATTTACCCGAAGTGGCTCAGTATCGTTGCGGTCAGGGACGCCGGCGACCAGGTGCAGAACTACATTGCCGTTTCATCGGATATCTCCGAACGCAAGGCCGCAGACGAGCGGATCCACTTCATGGCCCACTACGACGCACTGACCGGCCTTCCCAACCGGATACTGCTGCATGACCGGCTGCTCCAGGCCATCCTCTACGCCAAGCGGCAGCAGACCAAGGTGGCGATTCTTTTCCTCGACCTGGACCGCTTCAAAACCATCAATGACACCCTGGGGCACAGCGTCGGCGACCTGCTGCTGCAGGCGGTGGCGGAGCGCCTGAAAACCTGCGTGCGCAACAGTGATACCATTGCCCGCCTGGGGGGTGACGAGTTCATTGTGGTCATTCCCGATCTGCGCGACGCCGATCACGCCGGCAAGATCGCCCAGAAAATCCTGAATTCCATTGCCGCCCACTTCATGATCAGGGATATGGAACTGCATACCACGGCCAGTATCGGTATCAGCCTCTTCCCTGAGGATGGCACCGCCAACGAGGAACTGATCTCGAACGCGGATGTTGCCATGTACCGGGCCAAGGATAACGGGAAGAACAATTATCAGTTCTTCACCCCGGTGATGAATACCAGTTCCTACGAACGACTGACCATTGAAAACAAATTACGCCGGGCACTTGAGCGCGAAGAGTTCATCCTCTACTACCAGCCGCAGGTCAACGTGGTCACCGGACGGATCATCGGTGCGGAGGCGCTGGTACGCTGGCAGAACCCGGAAATCGGTTTGGTGCCGCCGGATATGTTCATCTCGCTGGCTGAAGAGAACGGCATGATCGTGCCAATTGGAGAATGGGTGCTGCGGGAGGCCTGCCGCCAGAACAGCCTCTGGCAGCGGCAGGGGGGAACGCCGATTTCGGTTGCGGTCAACCTGTCGGCCATGCAGTTCCACCAGAAAAACCTGACAACCCTGGTGGCCCGGGTTCTGGAAGAAACCGAACTGCAGCCCTGCTGGCTTGAGCTGGAGATTACCGAAACCGGCATCATGAAAAATGCAGAAGCAATCACGACGCTTAACGCGCTGAAGCAGATGGGGATCAAGCTTTCCATCGACGACTTCGGCACCGGCTACTCAAGTCTGAGCCACCTGAAGAAATTTCCTCTGGACAAGCTGAAAATCGACAAGTCTTTTGTCCATGACGTTACCACCAACCAGGATGACACCGCCATCGTCAGTGCCATCATCGGCATGGCCAGAAGCCTGAATCTGCAGGTGATTGCGGAAGGGGTGGAAACCAGGGAGCAGCGAGACTTTCTCGCTGCCAACGGCTGTTGTGAAATGCAGGGGTACCTTTTCAGCAAGCCGGTGCCGGCCCGGGAATTCGAGCATTTTGTAACGACGGGGGAGTATCGTCACCCCTGA
- the pilM gene encoding type IV pilus biogenesis protein PilM yields the protein MALSLFSGRITGLSIGRDGAGAAVLRRGRGLPLLDRAAFAPLPPGSLQLSWNEPHLSDPSAFVQCLATVRRSLPTSAGRTVLSLPDAGGRILLLDFDETWKDRDEAVEMILWRLRKNLPGDPPELHLDFQVLQRKEGGAVRLLVAFAVRRVVEQYEHLAREAGFLPVRVELHQLSLIRAFASHIEPEGATTLVLWHGETLTVIMLHNGIPVFWRSRFLPADRGGGTPERELHGSWEAYRRQWPGQRTARLYVVTDANASEPGWLTEVAALCEQQPIRLDSSDLYRRSPGVPVVGLPRERMNGAIAAAVGAL from the coding sequence ATGGCGCTTTCACTGTTTTCAGGCAGGATAACCGGGCTGTCCATCGGCCGGGATGGTGCGGGAGCTGCGGTGCTGCGGCGGGGCAGGGGGCTGCCGTTGCTGGATCGGGCGGCGTTCGCCCCGCTCCCCCCGGGGAGCCTGCAACTCTCCTGGAACGAGCCCCACCTGAGCGATCCGTCTGCCTTCGTGCAGTGCCTGGCGACGGTACGCCGTTCATTGCCCACCTCCGCCGGTCGTACCGTCCTCTCGTTGCCGGACGCCGGCGGCCGGATACTGCTGCTGGATTTCGACGAAACCTGGAAGGACCGGGACGAGGCGGTGGAGATGATTCTCTGGCGACTGCGGAAGAATCTTCCCGGCGATCCTCCCGAACTGCATCTGGATTTTCAGGTGCTGCAGCGGAAGGAGGGGGGTGCGGTCCGGCTGCTGGTGGCCTTTGCGGTCCGCCGGGTAGTGGAGCAGTACGAGCACCTCGCGCGTGAAGCCGGGTTTCTGCCGGTGCGGGTTGAACTGCACCAGCTCAGCCTGATCCGCGCCTTTGCGTCGCATATCGAGCCGGAAGGGGCCACCACTCTTGTGCTCTGGCATGGCGAGACCCTGACGGTGATTATGCTCCACAACGGTATTCCGGTGTTCTGGCGCAGCAGATTTCTGCCGGCCGACCGGGGCGGGGGGACACCGGAGCGGGAGTTGCACGGCTCGTGGGAGGCGTATCGTCGACAGTGGCCGGGGCAACGCACGGCCAGGCTCTATGTCGTTACTGACGCCAATGCTTCCGAGCCGGGCTGGTTGACGGAGGTGGCGGCACTCTGTGAGCAGCAGCCGATACGGCTGGATTCCTCCGACCTGTACCGGCGCTCCCCCGGCGTTCCGGTGGTCGGGCTGCCCCGGGAACGGATGAATGGCGCCATTGCGGCGGCAGTGGGGGCGCTATGA
- a CDS encoding PilN domain-containing protein gives MIRIDLNLRTGPWYDRRFCAAALATAMVSLLLLTVAGVVMLVAGSDELRRLREETDALDRQLAAARAALPEAELLRQRRRVEAINALVDRHHGQVWVRRLDELERLVPERVALTALMPDNEGKRLSLQGRAGGFGDLQRLLESLSGATLLAEPMLVGHSAAAPAEQTGLVQFNVSVRLVSP, from the coding sequence ATGATCCGGATCGATCTGAACCTGCGTACCGGTCCCTGGTACGATCGCCGCTTCTGTGCCGCAGCTCTGGCAACCGCCATGGTGTCTTTGCTGCTGCTGACCGTTGCCGGTGTCGTCATGCTGGTTGCCGGCAGCGATGAACTGCGACGGCTGCGGGAGGAAACTGATGCCCTTGACCGTCAACTGGCGGCTGCGCGCGCGGCACTGCCGGAGGCGGAGCTGCTGCGCCAGCGGCGGCGGGTGGAAGCGATCAATGCGCTCGTGGACCGCCACCATGGGCAAGTGTGGGTCAGGCGCCTTGATGAGCTGGAACGGTTGGTGCCGGAGCGGGTCGCCCTGACCGCCCTGATGCCGGACAATGAGGGGAAGCGGCTTTCCCTGCAGGGGCGTGCCGGGGGATTCGGCGATCTGCAGCGGCTTTTAGAGAGCCTTTCCGGAGCAACGCTGCTCGCCGAGCCGATGCTGGTGGGCCACAGTGCAGCGGCGCCGGCGGAACAGACGGGGCTGGTGCAGTTTAACGTGTCCGTCAGGCTGGTGTCGCCATGA
- a CDS encoding GspE/PulE family protein, which produces MAHRRIGQILVERGALTPEQLASMVAMLPVPGMRFGELCISAGLLGEVELSQALAEQNGLMWVDLGDHRIDEALLATLPADVIYRYRFIPLEYRQDCLVIAVADPTDVLRFDELEMLLGCPLLLRVASESDIASLLKAGEGTRRVLRDVTDDFMLHLVRETDKGEETLSAESLATTDTSPIIKLVNSTLLDALGRRASDIHIETGVQGVMIKYRIDGVLFQANEPIDRQFQSPVISRLKVMSELDISERRVPQDGRFKVRFRDKSIDFRISIMPSVYGEDAVIRILDKESIASEMKGLSLEYLGISPRELPRIRRKIREPYGMVLVTGPTGSGKTTTLYAALTEIHSGEEKIITIEDPVEYLVPGVLQIPVNEKKGLTFARGLRSILRHDPDTIMVGEIRDAETAMIAVQSALTGHLVFTTVHANNALDVIGRFAHMGIDPYNFVSSLNCILAQRLVRRLCRKCRRPVRPKPEELQDAGISPEQCGEAVLYEPHGCETCNGTGYLGRSAIVELLECNDMIRDLIINRATVARLKQAARQQGTIFLREAAVEKLLAGETSLREINRVTFVE; this is translated from the coding sequence ATGGCTCACCGCAGGATCGGTCAGATACTGGTGGAACGGGGAGCGCTCACCCCGGAGCAGCTTGCGTCCATGGTTGCCATGCTGCCGGTACCGGGGATGCGCTTCGGCGAGCTCTGCATCTCCGCCGGCCTGCTGGGGGAGGTTGAGCTGTCCCAGGCCCTGGCGGAGCAGAACGGGCTTATGTGGGTTGATCTGGGGGACCACCGCATCGACGAGGCGTTGCTGGCAACCCTTCCGGCCGATGTCATCTACCGCTACCGCTTCATTCCGCTGGAGTACCGGCAGGACTGCCTGGTCATTGCCGTTGCCGACCCCACCGACGTGCTGCGCTTCGACGAGCTTGAAATGCTCCTGGGCTGTCCGCTGCTGCTGCGGGTGGCCAGCGAGTCTGACATTGCCTCTCTGCTCAAGGCCGGCGAGGGGACCCGCCGGGTGCTGCGGGACGTTACCGACGATTTCATGCTGCACCTGGTGCGGGAAACGGACAAGGGGGAGGAAACCCTTTCCGCCGAATCCCTGGCCACCACGGACACCAGCCCGATCATCAAGCTGGTCAACAGCACCCTGCTGGATGCCCTGGGACGACGGGCCAGCGACATCCATATCGAGACCGGCGTCCAGGGGGTGATGATCAAGTACCGGATCGACGGCGTGCTGTTCCAGGCCAACGAACCGATCGATCGGCAGTTCCAGTCGCCGGTCATCTCACGGCTCAAGGTCATGAGCGAGCTTGATATCTCCGAGCGACGGGTGCCCCAGGACGGCCGCTTCAAGGTTCGTTTCCGGGACAAGTCCATCGATTTCCGCATCTCGATCATGCCCAGCGTCTATGGCGAGGACGCAGTGATCAGGATTCTGGACAAGGAAAGCATCGCCAGCGAGATGAAGGGGCTTTCGCTGGAATACCTGGGCATCAGCCCGCGGGAGCTGCCCCGTATCCGGCGCAAGATTCGCGAGCCCTACGGCATGGTGCTGGTGACCGGCCCCACCGGTTCGGGCAAGACCACCACCCTCTACGCCGCCCTGACCGAAATCCACAGCGGCGAGGAAAAAATCATCACCATCGAGGACCCGGTGGAGTATCTGGTGCCGGGGGTGCTGCAGATTCCGGTAAACGAGAAGAAAGGGCTCACCTTTGCGCGGGGGCTGCGCTCCATCCTGCGCCACGATCCGGACACGATCATGGTGGGAGAGATCCGCGATGCGGAAACCGCCATGATCGCGGTGCAATCCGCCTTGACCGGACACCTGGTCTTTACCACGGTCCATGCCAACAACGCCCTGGACGTGATCGGACGGTTCGCCCACATGGGGATCGATCCCTATAACTTCGTTTCCTCCCTCAACTGCATCCTGGCCCAGCGCCTGGTGCGGCGGCTCTGCCGGAAATGCCGCCGACCAGTGCGGCCGAAACCGGAGGAGTTGCAGGATGCGGGAATTTCGCCGGAGCAGTGCGGTGAGGCGGTCCTGTACGAACCACACGGCTGCGAGACCTGCAACGGTACCGGCTACCTGGGGCGTTCCGCCATTGTGGAACTGCTGGAGTGCAACGATATGATCCGCGACCTGATCATCAACCGTGCCACCGTGGCACGCCTGAAGCAGGCGGCCCGGCAGCAGGGCACGATCTTCCTGCGGGAGGCGGCCGTTGAAAAGCTGTTGGCCGGCGAAACCAGTCTGCGGGAAATCAACCGGGTCACCTTTGTGGAGTAG
- the pilO gene encoding type 4a pilus biogenesis protein PilO produces the protein MSASRLVTLVREYRRMLLWLLLLGSVSVAVWGYLLGPQRQQREQVQERWSEKRRQLHELGRGDGADRQQRARQRLDSLLATIPTRNEFPRVLGHVTDVAAVHGATVSTLTYRPLPPAIEGMAGYALSVGITGSYEAVKPVLAELQNLNALAYVETASLVNPDPRTERLSLEVRMVLHLRPEVPP, from the coding sequence ATGAGCGCCTCCCGGCTGGTAACGCTGGTCCGCGAGTACCGTCGCATGCTGCTGTGGCTGCTGCTGCTCGGCAGCGTGTCCGTGGCGGTCTGGGGATACCTGCTGGGACCGCAGCGTCAGCAGCGCGAGCAGGTACAGGAACGCTGGTCGGAAAAGCGCCGGCAGCTCCATGAACTTGGACGGGGGGACGGAGCGGATCGTCAGCAGCGCGCCCGGCAGCGCCTGGACAGTCTGTTGGCCACGATTCCGACCCGCAACGAGTTTCCGCGGGTACTCGGGCACGTGACCGACGTTGCGGCAGTGCACGGGGCAACGGTCAGCACGCTGACCTACCGTCCGCTTCCCCCGGCCATTGAAGGAATGGCCGGTTATGCGCTGTCCGTTGGCATCACCGGCAGCTACGAGGCGGTAAAGCCGGTCCTGGCTGAGTTACAGAACCTGAATGCCCTGGCCTACGTGGAGACGGCCAGCCTGGTCAATCCCGATCCGCGAACGGAGCGTCTTTCGCTGGAGGTCCGGATGGTACTCCACCTGCGTCCGGAGGTGCCGCCATGA